One genomic region from Clostridium saccharobutylicum DSM 13864 encodes:
- a CDS encoding PHP domain-containing protein, with protein MLKVDFHVHTSCSDGTLSPKEVIQRANKNNVKCLSITDHDTLSGLTDAIDEALNYDITLIPGIELSTQHNDESIHILGFFKDNSFKNEELIEELNKIKNHRILRAKSIVNKLKEEFNIEISFEKILKDSKDTVARPHIARAIINSGYPYTFEEIFDNFIGKGCKAYVPTLKLSTLEGVKLLKKYNALVFLAHPKLISKSNLTEFLSMSFDGIEGIYCQNTIKETINFLKFADENNLLVSCGSDFHGNIESDTRHGDIGSMELPSKYFLNLLDALGINSYR; from the coding sequence ATGCTAAAAGTGGATTTTCATGTTCATACCTCTTGTTCTGATGGAACATTATCTCCCAAGGAAGTTATTCAACGAGCTAATAAAAATAATGTAAAATGCTTATCAATAACTGATCATGATACTTTAAGTGGATTAACTGATGCTATAGACGAAGCCTTAAATTATGATATTACATTAATTCCTGGAATTGAATTATCAACACAACATAACGATGAGAGTATACATATTTTAGGTTTCTTTAAAGACAACAGTTTTAAAAATGAAGAACTTATTGAAGAATTAAATAAAATTAAAAACCATAGAATTCTTAGAGCTAAATCTATAGTTAATAAACTTAAAGAAGAATTTAACATTGAAATAAGCTTTGAAAAAATACTTAAAGATTCTAAAGATACCGTGGCTAGGCCTCATATAGCTAGAGCTATAATTAATTCTGGTTATCCTTATACATTTGAAGAAATATTTGATAACTTTATTGGAAAAGGCTGCAAAGCTTATGTTCCTACACTAAAGTTATCTACACTTGAAGGAGTAAAACTTTTAAAAAAATATAATGCTCTTGTATTTTTAGCTCATCCAAAATTAATCTCTAAATCAAACCTGACTGAATTCTTAAGTATGAGTTTTGATGGGATTGAAGGAATCTATTGTCAAAATACTATTAAAGAAACTATCAACTTTTTGAAATTTGCTGACGAAAACAATTTATTGGTATCATGTGGTTCTGATTTTCATGGAAACATTGAATCCGATACTCGCCATGGAGATATAGGATCCATGGAACTTCCATCCAAATACTTTTTGAACTTACTAGATGCATTAGGTATAAATTCTTATAGATAA
- the hprK gene encoding HPr(Ser) kinase/phosphatase translates to MEISVKKLIDDFNLEVIVEGEENIDISVNDINRPGLQLAGFYNYFAPERIQVIGKAEWSFLDDMQIELRKKRVKKYFSFNIKCLIITRGLEPHPEFIKEARKHKVWFLRTKLVTTQFISKTTIYLADKLAPETRLHGVLVDVSGLGILITGESGIGKSETALELIKRGHRLVTDDAVDIKEIDGQLIGRSPKITLGMLEVRGLGIIDVTTLYGLSSVVQQKEIKLVMHFEHWKDDNDYDRLGIDNEYMNILGIDVKKLTVPIRPGRNIAVIIEAAAVNYRYALMSKVTPVDVIETRMNNISDL, encoded by the coding sequence ATGGAAATTTCAGTTAAAAAACTAATAGATGATTTTAATTTAGAGGTTATTGTTGAAGGTGAAGAAAATATAGATATTTCTGTAAATGATATAAATAGACCGGGATTACAGCTGGCAGGATTTTATAATTATTTTGCACCAGAAAGAATTCAAGTTATAGGAAAAGCTGAGTGGAGTTTCTTAGATGATATGCAAATAGAGCTAAGAAAAAAAAGAGTTAAAAAGTATTTTAGTTTTAATATAAAATGTTTAATCATAACTAGAGGATTAGAGCCACATCCAGAATTTATTAAAGAAGCTAGAAAACATAAAGTGTGGTTTTTAAGAACTAAGCTGGTAACAACTCAATTTATAAGCAAAACAACTATATATTTAGCAGATAAACTTGCTCCTGAAACAAGGTTACATGGTGTTCTAGTTGATGTTTCTGGATTAGGTATATTAATTACAGGAGAAAGTGGGATTGGCAAGAGTGAAACTGCTTTAGAATTAATAAAAAGAGGTCATAGACTTGTAACTGATGATGCAGTTGATATAAAAGAAATAGATGGACAATTAATAGGGCGATCACCAAAAATAACATTAGGAATGTTAGAAGTTAGAGGTCTTGGTATTATAGATGTTACAACACTTTACGGGTTAAGCTCTGTTGTTCAACAAAAAGAAATAAAGTTGGTTATGCACTTTGAGCATTGGAAAGATGATAATGATTATGATAGACTAGGTATAGACAATGAATATATGAATATATTAGGTATAGATGTTAAAAAGTTGACAGTTCCAATTAGACCAGGAAGAAATATTGCAGTCATCATTGAAGCTGCTGCTGTTAACTATAGATATGCACTGATGTCTAAAGTTACACCAGTTGATGTAATTGAAACTAGAATGAATAACATTAGTGATTTGTAG
- a CDS encoding aminopeptidase: MSIEKKESSKNAWNKYNGKEVEEVFDFCEGYRKFMSKCKTERECVKEVIRLAKAEGYKDIEDIIKNKQQLKPGDKVYANNKGKTLALFVIGNEPMEAGLKILGAHIDSPRLDAKQNPLYEDSELVLLDTHYYGGIKKYQWVTLPLALHGVVVKKDGTVIDICIGEDENDPVVGVSDLLIHLAGDQMDKKANKVIEGEDLNVLIGSMPLKDTKKDAVKANILKILKEKYDFEEEDFLSAEIEIVPAGKARDYGLDRSMIMAYGHDDRVCSYTSLLALFDIKQTDKTCCCLLVDKEEIGSVGATGMHSRFFENIVAEVIYKVEGYSDLKLRRCLTNSKMLSSDVSAAFDPNYPSVMEKKNAAFFGRGMVFNKYTGARGKSGCNDANAEYMAELRNIMEKHNVSIQTAELGKVDVGGGGTIAYILAQYNMEVIDCGVALHNMHAPWEVASKIDIFETMKGYRAFLIEA; the protein is encoded by the coding sequence ATGAGTATTGAAAAAAAAGAATCGAGCAAAAATGCATGGAATAAGTATAATGGCAAAGAAGTTGAAGAAGTTTTTGATTTTTGTGAAGGTTATAGAAAATTCATGTCAAAGTGTAAAACCGAAAGAGAATGTGTTAAGGAAGTAATTAGATTAGCAAAAGCTGAAGGCTATAAAGATATAGAAGATATTATAAAGAATAAACAACAACTAAAGCCAGGAGATAAAGTTTATGCTAATAATAAAGGTAAAACACTTGCTTTATTTGTTATAGGAAATGAACCAATGGAAGCTGGATTGAAAATCTTGGGTGCACATATAGATTCACCAAGATTAGATGCAAAGCAGAATCCACTTTATGAAGATAGTGAATTGGTATTATTAGATACGCATTACTATGGTGGAATCAAAAAATATCAATGGGTTACATTACCATTGGCATTGCATGGAGTTGTAGTAAAGAAAGATGGAACTGTAATTGATATTTGCATTGGTGAAGATGAAAATGATCCTGTTGTTGGAGTATCTGATCTTTTAATTCATTTGGCAGGAGATCAAATGGATAAAAAGGCCAATAAAGTAATTGAAGGTGAAGACCTTAATGTATTAATTGGAAGTATGCCTTTAAAGGATACTAAAAAAGATGCTGTTAAAGCTAATATCTTAAAGATACTTAAAGAAAAATATGATTTTGAGGAAGAAGATTTCTTATCAGCAGAAATTGAAATAGTACCTGCAGGAAAAGCTAGAGATTATGGCTTAGATAGAAGCATGATTATGGCTTATGGACATGATGATAGAGTATGTTCATATACTTCGCTTTTAGCTTTATTTGATATAAAACAAACTGATAAAACTTGTTGCTGTCTTTTAGTTGATAAAGAAGAAATAGGAAGTGTGGGTGCTACTGGAATGCATTCAAGATTTTTTGAAAACATAGTTGCAGAAGTCATATATAAAGTAGAAGGATATTCAGATCTTAAACTAAGAAGATGCCTTACTAATTCAAAGATGTTATCATCAGATGTTAGTGCTGCATTTGATCCTAATTATCCATCTGTTATGGAAAAGAAAAATGCTGCATTCTTTGGAAGAGGTATGGTATTTAATAAATACACTGGAGCCAGAGGAAAATCAGGTTGTAATGATGCTAATGCAGAATATATGGCAGAACTTAGAAACATAATGGAAAAGCATAATGTTTCAATTCAAACAGCAGAACTTGGTAAAGTTGATGTTGGTGGAGGCGGAACTATTGCTTATATACTAGCTCAATATAACATGGAAGTAATAGATTGCGGAGTTGCACTTCACAATATGCATGCACCATGGGAAGTTGCTAGTAAAATTGACATATTTGAAACAATGAAAGGTTACAGAGCATTCTTAATTGAAGCGTAG
- a CDS encoding S-ribosylhomocysteine lyase — MENKNVESFELDHNKVKAPYVRRCCVLDGTHGDKVTKFDLRFLQPNVEAFGTAAMHGLEHLLAHELRNHLEGVIDLSPMGCRTGYYLSVWGEREASEIKEALETSLKIILDAKEMPAANPTQCGNYRDLSLFGAKEYAKKALEKGFSLNIYGE, encoded by the coding sequence ATGGAAAATAAGAATGTAGAAAGTTTTGAATTAGATCATAACAAGGTTAAGGCACCATATGTAAGAAGATGCTGTGTACTTGATGGAACTCATGGGGATAAGGTAACTAAATTTGATTTAAGATTTTTACAACCTAATGTTGAAGCATTTGGAACAGCAGCTATGCATGGCTTAGAACATCTATTAGCTCATGAATTAAGAAATCATTTAGAGGGAGTAATTGATTTATCACCTATGGGATGTAGAACAGGATATTATCTTTCTGTTTGGGGAGAAAGAGAAGCTAGTGAAATTAAAGAAGCATTGGAAACTTCATTAAAAATAATATTAGATGCCAAAGAAATGCCAGCAGCAAATCCAACTCAATGTGGAAATTACAGAGATTTATCTTTATTTGGTGCTAAAGAATATGCAAAGAAAGCTTTAGAAAAAGGATTTTCATTAAATATTTATGGAGAATAG
- a CDS encoding homocysteine S-methyltransferase family protein, giving the protein MGLKDYIKDNILIFDGAMGSMLQKKGLKLGENPELLNITKPSIIEEIHKEYIASGANVITTNTFGANELKLKLCNLEVEVAVDQAIRIAKKARENSDTYIALDIGPIGELLEPMGTLSFDRAYEIFKRQIVQGVKSGADLILFETMTDLYELKAAILAAKENSDLPVFCTMTFEENMRTFTGCSPEAMVLVLEGLGVDALGVNCSLGPKQLEPIVKEICGLSNIPVMVQPNAGLPTLSIGNETKYDVTKEEFAETLCGFIDLGVRVIGGCCGTTPDYIKELCSRVKNKNLQPIKQHNYSAICTPSNVVKIDGVRIVGERINPTGKKLFKEALKNEDLDYILKQAVSQVEDGAHILDVNVGLPEIDEPKMMHKVIREIQGIMDTPLQIDSSDPKAIEAGLRYYNGKPILNSVNGEDKVLDSILPLVKKYGASVVGLTLDARGIPPKAEERFKIAEKILNRAIEYGIKKEDVFIDCLVLTVSAQQEEVQETLKAVRMVKEKLGLKTLLGVSNISFGLPNREFINETFLSLALANGLDLPIMNPNASGTMRVIDSYNVLYNHDRNSEIYIKKYANVQVNTDVNIKDVSTNSKKETENVNSTGLQQDLKYIVVKGLKEEAKQATVELLKEYKELEIVNKFLIPALDIVGEKYEKGELFLPQLIQAAETVKNAFNVLKAQIVKNDSQTISKGKIIVATVKGDIHDIGKNIVKVILENYGYEVIDLGKDVPIETVVEETKKHNVSLVGLSALMTTTLRSMEETIKALRKDGYSGKIFVGGAVVTADTADRIGADFYAKDAKESVEIAKKILG; this is encoded by the coding sequence GTGGGGCTTAAAGATTATATAAAAGATAATATACTAATATTCGATGGAGCAATGGGGAGCATGCTTCAAAAGAAAGGATTGAAGTTAGGTGAAAATCCAGAACTTTTGAACATAACGAAACCATCAATAATAGAAGAAATTCATAAAGAATATATTGCAAGTGGTGCAAATGTAATAACAACTAATACATTTGGAGCTAATGAACTGAAATTAAAATTATGCAATTTAGAGGTTGAGGTAGCTGTTGATCAAGCTATAAGAATTGCGAAAAAGGCAAGGGAAAATAGTGACACATATATTGCATTAGACATTGGACCTATAGGAGAATTGCTTGAACCTATGGGAACATTAAGTTTTGATAGAGCATATGAGATATTTAAACGTCAGATTGTTCAAGGTGTGAAATCAGGTGCAGATTTAATATTGTTTGAAACTATGACTGATTTATATGAACTTAAAGCAGCCATACTTGCAGCAAAGGAAAATTCCGATTTGCCAGTATTTTGTACAATGACTTTTGAGGAAAATATGAGGACATTTACTGGTTGTTCACCTGAAGCTATGGTACTTGTTCTTGAAGGCTTGGGCGTGGATGCACTTGGAGTTAATTGTTCACTTGGACCAAAGCAATTGGAACCTATTGTTAAAGAAATTTGTGGTTTATCTAATATACCAGTAATGGTTCAACCTAATGCTGGACTTCCAACACTGTCTATAGGAAATGAAACAAAGTATGATGTGACAAAAGAAGAATTTGCGGAAACATTATGTGGTTTCATTGACTTAGGTGTTAGAGTGATTGGAGGATGTTGTGGAACTACACCAGATTATATAAAAGAACTGTGTTCTAGAGTAAAAAACAAAAATCTTCAACCTATAAAACAGCATAATTATTCTGCAATTTGTACACCTTCAAATGTAGTGAAAATTGACGGTGTAAGAATTGTAGGAGAAAGAATTAACCCAACAGGAAAAAAATTATTTAAAGAAGCATTAAAAAATGAAGATTTAGATTATATTCTAAAACAAGCTGTTTCACAAGTAGAAGATGGAGCACACATTTTAGATGTAAATGTTGGTTTACCTGAAATTGATGAGCCTAAAATGATGCATAAAGTTATTAGAGAAATACAAGGAATAATGGATACACCACTTCAAATAGATTCATCAGATCCTAAAGCAATAGAAGCAGGTCTTAGGTATTATAATGGAAAACCTATATTAAATTCAGTAAATGGAGAAGATAAGGTATTAGATAGCATACTGCCACTGGTGAAAAAGTATGGAGCTAGTGTAGTTGGGTTAACTTTAGATGCAAGAGGGATTCCGCCTAAAGCAGAAGAAAGATTTAAAATAGCTGAGAAAATATTAAATAGAGCGATAGAGTATGGTATAAAAAAAGAAGATGTATTTATTGATTGTTTAGTACTTACTGTATCAGCTCAACAAGAAGAAGTTCAAGAAACACTAAAAGCTGTAAGAATGGTAAAAGAAAAATTAGGTCTTAAAACTTTACTTGGAGTTTCGAATATATCTTTTGGACTTCCAAATAGAGAATTTATAAATGAAACATTTTTATCACTAGCATTAGCTAATGGTTTGGATTTACCTATAATGAATCCTAATGCAAGTGGCACGATGAGAGTTATTGATTCTTATAATGTTTTATATAATCATGATAGAAATTCAGAAATATATATAAAAAAATATGCTAATGTTCAAGTGAATACAGATGTTAATATTAAAGATGTAAGCACAAATTCTAAAAAAGAAACAGAAAATGTAAATAGTACTGGGTTGCAGCAGGATTTAAAATATATAGTCGTTAAAGGTTTAAAGGAAGAAGCAAAACAAGCAACAGTAGAACTTTTAAAAGAATATAAAGAACTTGAAATAGTTAATAAGTTTTTAATTCCCGCGTTAGATATAGTAGGAGAAAAATATGAAAAAGGAGAACTTTTTCTACCTCAATTAATACAAGCAGCTGAAACAGTAAAAAATGCATTTAATGTTTTAAAAGCTCAAATAGTTAAAAATGATTCTCAAACTATTTCAAAAGGTAAAATAATAGTTGCAACAGTAAAAGGTGACATTCATGATATAGGAAAAAATATAGTAAAAGTTATATTGGAGAACTATGGTTATGAAGTCATAGATTTAGGAAAAGATGTACCAATTGAGACTGTTGTTGAGGAAACAAAAAAACATAATGTATCTTTAGTTGGGCTAAGCGCACTTATGACAACAACGCTTAGAAGTATGGAAGAAACCATAAAGGCTTTGAGGAAAGATGGTTATTCTGGAAAAATATTTGTCGGTGGAGCAGTTGTTACTGCAGATACAGCAGATAGAATAGGTGCAGATTTTTATGCAAAAGATGCAAAAGAATCTGTAGAAATTGCAAAAAAGATTTTAGGCTAA
- a CDS encoding DUF1292 domain-containing protein — MEEKEVMSFRDEEGNKVDFEAIAKIYLEEQGYLLLSPLDEACEDMFVFRIDINEEGNEELNLVEDDKEFEEVKREYKKLIY, encoded by the coding sequence TTGGAAGAAAAAGAAGTTATGTCATTTAGAGATGAAGAAGGAAATAAAGTTGATTTTGAAGCAATAGCAAAGATTTATCTAGAGGAACAAGGATATTTATTATTATCTCCTTTAGATGAAGCATGTGAAGATATGTTTGTTTTTAGAATAGACATAAATGAAGAAGGCAACGAGGAATTAAATCTTGTTGAAGATGACAAAGAGTTTGAAGAGGTTAAAAGAGAATATAAGAAATTAATATACTAA
- a CDS encoding vitamin B12 dependent-methionine synthase activation domain-containing protein, giving the protein MNAFEIDINKEEVLRYLGHKGQVIDDNIMNIIDECREEIKRVITPREIHQYNDIKIIDEGVEILTTNLVLYGNDIKNHLKDSKKCVLMAVTLGNDIEKRTRLYEKTNLTKALILDACATTAVEEICDIVENSVKEKAEIQGKDITFRYSPGYGDLPLEVQNNFLRALDAQKKIGLTVSENNLLFPRKSVTAIIGIIDKGTEKKKKSCKECSNYENCSFRREGETCGA; this is encoded by the coding sequence ATGAATGCTTTCGAAATTGATATTAATAAAGAGGAAGTGCTTCGTTATCTAGGACATAAAGGTCAAGTTATTGATGATAACATTATGAATATTATTGACGAATGTAGAGAAGAAATAAAAAGAGTAATTACACCTAGGGAAATTCATCAATATAACGATATAAAAATAATTGATGAAGGTGTTGAAATTCTTACTACAAATTTAGTTTTATATGGTAATGATATTAAAAATCACCTGAAAGATTCTAAAAAGTGTGTTTTAATGGCAGTGACGCTGGGAAATGATATTGAAAAGAGAACACGATTATATGAAAAGACTAATTTGACAAAGGCACTTATATTGGATGCATGTGCAACTACTGCAGTAGAAGAAATCTGTGACATAGTAGAGAATTCTGTAAAAGAAAAAGCAGAAATCCAAGGTAAAGATATAACATTTAGATATAGTCCAGGATATGGGGATTTACCTTTAGAAGTGCAAAATAATTTTTTAAGAGCGTTGGATGCTCAAAAGAAAATTGGACTTACAGTATCAGAAAATAATTTATTATTTCCCAGAAAATCTGTAACAGCAATAATAGGAATCATTGATAAAGGTACTGAAAAGAAGAAAAAAAGCTGTAAAGAATGCAGTAACTATGAAAATTGCAGCTTTAGGAGAGAGGGAGAAACTTGTGGGGCTTAA
- a CDS encoding MBL fold metallo-hydrolase, whose protein sequence is MENITMIGTGSAMVTKCYNTCFTLSQGNEHFLVDAGGGNTILTNLEKLNISVNQIHNMFISHNHNDHILGSVWVIRAVAQSILNDKYNDNFNIYCHKNSIDAIKLISSVVLQKKFLKLFDNRILFHEIVDNYKTTILNRNITFFDIHSTKELQHGFSTTLLNGKSLTFLGDEPYREDVKKYCENVDYLLHEAFCLYSQKDIFNPYEKHHATVKDACSNAKKLNAKNILLYHTEDKNLEQRKDLYIKEGKQEFNGTIYVPDDLDIINL, encoded by the coding sequence ATGGAAAATATAACTATGATTGGTACAGGCTCTGCTATGGTCACAAAATGTTATAATACCTGCTTTACATTATCGCAAGGGAATGAACATTTTCTTGTAGATGCTGGTGGTGGTAATACTATACTAACTAACTTAGAAAAATTAAATATATCTGTTAATCAAATACATAATATGTTCATATCTCATAATCATAACGATCATATCTTAGGGAGTGTTTGGGTTATTCGTGCAGTTGCTCAAAGTATACTTAATGATAAATATAATGATAATTTCAATATTTACTGTCACAAAAATTCAATAGATGCTATAAAACTAATATCTAGTGTTGTACTTCAAAAAAAATTTTTAAAATTATTTGATAATAGAATATTATTTCATGAAATAGTTGATAATTATAAAACTACAATATTAAATAGAAATATTACTTTTTTTGATATACATAGCACAAAAGAACTTCAGCACGGATTTAGCACTACATTATTAAATGGAAAATCACTTACATTTCTAGGCGATGAACCTTATAGAGAAGATGTCAAAAAATATTGTGAAAATGTAGATTATTTACTACATGAAGCATTTTGTTTATATTCTCAAAAGGATATATTTAACCCTTACGAAAAACATCATGCCACTGTAAAAGATGCTTGTAGTAATGCGAAAAAATTGAATGCAAAAAATATACTTTTATACCATACAGAAGATAAAAATCTTGAACAAAGAAAAGATCTCTATATAAAAGAAGGAAAACAAGAATTTAATGGAACTATATATGTACCCGATGATTTAGACATTATAAATCTTTAA
- a CDS encoding IS4 family transposase: MKNIKLLSQILKKTNKLIISNEFKEAYSLGNSFSRKRKLSFSNAVHFICSALRKSMATEISNFIEEHTYLDFPCISKQAFSKARQNISPEAFKELCRLFVDSFYSSTNNLKKWNGFNVLAVDGTSLQVLDTIECGEYFGLSKNQNKVQTAIASASALYDVLNDIIIDASVTKFRTSEREMAKQHINTLNNEKLLNNSIVIFDRGYPSYDMFDYLNDRNLFFLMRISSSFKIIQSISSEDCIFEYKSKGELKKVRVIKIKLSADTTEILVTNIFDEIITPNQFKELYFLRWGVECKYKELKSSIEIEEFSGTKPIAIEQDFYASIYISMVAALIKKDADAAIANKNKDKNLKSEYQANRNFILCDVLKKIIVMMVKPISGKRILEHILEKAKKIRSQIRPNRNCERKNKHPRKKHHSQRKSCI, from the coding sequence ATGAAAAATATTAAATTATTATCCCAAATTTTAAAGAAAACAAATAAATTAATTATTTCCAATGAGTTTAAAGAAGCGTATAGCTTAGGTAATTCATTTTCAAGAAAAAGAAAATTATCTTTTTCTAATGCAGTACATTTTATTTGCTCCGCATTACGAAAATCTATGGCTACAGAAATAAGTAATTTCATTGAAGAGCATACATATTTAGATTTTCCTTGTATATCAAAACAAGCATTTTCTAAAGCAAGACAAAATATTTCCCCTGAAGCATTTAAAGAATTATGCAGATTATTTGTTGATTCTTTTTATAGCTCAACAAACAATTTAAAAAAGTGGAATGGATTTAATGTTCTTGCTGTCGATGGAACCTCTTTGCAAGTTCTTGATACAATTGAATGTGGTGAATATTTTGGATTAAGTAAAAATCAAAATAAAGTACAAACTGCTATTGCGTCGGCGTCAGCCTTATATGATGTATTAAATGATATAATAATTGATGCGTCTGTAACTAAATTTAGAACTAGTGAAAGAGAAATGGCCAAACAACATATAAATACACTTAATAATGAAAAATTACTCAATAATAGCATTGTAATTTTTGATAGGGGCTATCCTTCTTATGATATGTTTGATTATTTAAACGATAGAAATTTATTTTTCTTAATGAGAATATCATCTTCATTTAAGATAATACAATCTATTTCTTCTGAAGATTGTATTTTTGAATATAAATCAAAAGGAGAATTGAAAAAAGTAAGAGTTATAAAAATAAAACTTTCTGCTGACACCACAGAAATATTAGTAACTAATATATTTGATGAAATTATTACTCCTAATCAATTTAAAGAATTGTATTTTCTTAGATGGGGAGTTGAATGCAAATATAAAGAACTTAAAAGTAGTATTGAAATAGAAGAATTTTCTGGAACTAAGCCAATTGCAATTGAACAAGATTTTTATGCATCTATTTATATATCTATGGTTGCAGCACTTATAAAGAAAGATGCCGACGCTGCAATAGCAAATAAAAATAAAGATAAAAATTTAAAATCAGAATATCAAGCAAATAGAAATTTTATATTATGTGACGTTTTGAAGAAGATAATAGTTATGATGGTAAAGCCTATTTCAGGAAAAAGAATATTAGAACATATATTAGAAAAAGCTAAAAAAATACGCTCACAAATACGTCCAAACCGTAATTGTGAGCGAAAAAACAAGCACCCAAGGAAAAAGCATCATTCTCAAAGGAAATCTTGCATATAA
- a CDS encoding DUF896 domain-containing protein has protein sequence MDIQRMKIEEVVEKINLLYKVSQERDLTTEEKDLQGKLRKRYIDNVKKNFRAQLEGIEPKAKACSKK, from the coding sequence ATGGATATTCAAAGGATGAAAATTGAGGAAGTTGTAGAAAAAATAAATTTACTATATAAAGTGAGTCAAGAAAGAGACTTAACTACAGAAGAAAAAGATTTGCAAGGTAAACTTAGAAAAAGATATATAGATAATGTTAAGAAAAACTTTAGAGCACAGTTAGAAGGAATAGAACCTAAGGCTAAGGCATGCTCAAAAAAATAA
- a CDS encoding amino acid permease, with protein MKDIFRTKSIKTLIKETEGEKSLKKSLGAFELTMLGIGAIVGSGIFVLTGVAAAKFSGPALVISFIVAGLACAFAALCYAEFAAMIPVAGSAYTYGYAALGEVWAWIIGWDLILEYAVAIGAVAIGWSGYIVNLLKNMGINLPASLVASPYEGGIVNLPAMLIIGVISILLIIGVKESAKFNNLIVAIKLVIIFLFIFLAVGHVKPANWQPFMPYGFNGVLQGAAYVFFAYIGFDAVSTAAEEVKNPQKDLPKGIIASLLICTVLYIVVSAILTGVVPYLNYMNTAAPVAFALEQIGINWGSALVSVGAVFGLTSVLLVMMFGQTRIFFAMSRDGLLPEVIGGINKKTKTPVNSTIIVGVATAIIAGFLPIGIVSELTNIGTLAAFIIVSLGIVVLRKKRPDIKRSFKCPLVPITPIISALACFGLILQLETATKIRFVVWFALGIVVYLAYGRRHSTMNNEIRDEKAGEGKSCEATITN; from the coding sequence ATGAAGGATATTTTTAGAACAAAGTCAATTAAAACGTTAATTAAAGAGACAGAAGGTGAAAAATCATTAAAGAAAAGTTTAGGTGCTTTTGAACTTACAATGTTGGGTATCGGTGCAATTGTAGGTAGTGGTATTTTCGTACTTACAGGAGTAGCAGCAGCTAAATTTTCAGGACCAGCGTTGGTAATATCATTTATTGTTGCAGGACTTGCCTGTGCGTTTGCAGCTCTTTGTTATGCTGAATTTGCAGCAATGATTCCTGTTGCTGGAAGTGCATATACTTATGGCTATGCAGCACTTGGTGAAGTATGGGCATGGATAATAGGATGGGATTTAATATTAGAATATGCTGTAGCAATTGGAGCAGTTGCTATAGGGTGGTCTGGATATATTGTAAATCTTCTTAAAAATATGGGTATTAATTTACCAGCAAGTTTAGTAGCTTCTCCATATGAAGGAGGAATAGTTAATTTACCAGCAATGCTTATAATTGGTGTCATATCAATTTTATTAATTATAGGTGTTAAAGAAAGTGCAAAATTTAATAATCTTATAGTTGCAATCAAACTTGTAATTATATTCCTATTCATATTCTTAGCAGTAGGTCATGTAAAACCTGCAAATTGGCAACCATTTATGCCTTATGGATTTAATGGAGTATTGCAAGGTGCAGCATATGTGTTCTTTGCATATATAGGTTTTGATGCAGTATCTACAGCAGCAGAAGAAGTTAAAAATCCTCAAAAAGATTTACCAAAGGGAATAATAGCATCACTTTTAATTTGTACAGTATTGTATATAGTAGTATCAGCAATATTAACAGGCGTAGTTCCATATTTAAATTATATGAATACAGCAGCACCAGTTGCCTTTGCACTTGAACAAATAGGAATAAACTGGGGTTCAGCATTAGTTTCAGTAGGAGCGGTATTTGGTTTAACTTCTGTTCTTTTGGTTATGATGTTTGGTCAAACTAGAATATTTTTCGCTATGTCAAGAGATGGACTTTTACCTGAAGTTATCGGTGGTATAAACAAAAAAACAAAAACACCTGTGAACAGTACTATTATAGTTGGAGTTGCAACTGCAATTATTGCAGGATTTTTACCAATAGGAATTGTTTCAGAATTAACTAATATAGGTACACTTGCAGCATTTATTATTGTTTCTCTTGGAATTGTTGTATTAAGAAAAAAGAGACCGGATATAAAAAGATCATTTAAATGTCCACTTGTACCAATTACTCCAATAATATCAGCATTAGCATGCTTTGGACTTATTTTACAGCTTGAAACTGCAACAAAAATAAGATTTGTAGTTTGGTTTGCTTTAGGAATTGTAGTATATTTAGCTTATGGAAGACGTCATAGTACTATGAATAATGAAATAAGAGATGAAAAAGCTGGAGAAGGTAAAAGTTGCGAAGCAACCATTACAAATTAA